From Lujinxingia litoralis, one genomic window encodes:
- a CDS encoding serine/threonine-protein kinase PknK: MLALATPPTRFGPFRLLASAGKGGMGEVFRAVHEARDIEVAIKVMSARRARDPHFSSALRAEVRAVARLHHPGIIMVFDCGEVSAAVERNTGGRFVAGSSWLAMELASYSLQDLDRSRLDWWHVRNILVRILDALAHSHARGVIHRDLKPANVLFVEGAHGRQLKLSDFGLAHALDDEPTAEDEEPRRVSGTPRFMSPEQITGQWRAQGPWTDLYALGCLSYWLVDGEPPFRDGDTDAILQGHLHGELPPLRAPFAVPPHFGMWLGRLLAKRPEDRFERATDAAQALFALGEPPGQERPGQPAPLGFVAPLSPTVVPSSLSEDLGMTEIISDVIHAPPSVPELRALERPPSSPRHRAVGASFSVPRTWHRKEAPPLSLDLVGVGLGLFGLRQIPLVDRQAERDQIWETLRQVAYRSSPRLTLLRGGTGTGKSRLASWMAERAHELGAATPLTATHSPQEGKADGLGGMLANHLRCVGLSRERILERVRHSVADASLSPDDLHDCLALTEIICAATHADYREEDARIRFRTPSERYVVVERFLRRFAAHRPLLMVLDDLQWGNDTLAWLEHLLHSAESQALPLLVVGTVQTDALLERPLALQRLRALARQEPVSTLEVGPLSEEHQRELVTRLLGLNPGLVNQVTARTGGNPLYAVQLVGDWVERGVLELGPGGFRLVEGESGAIPTDLHQVFRERLRLLVHQEPGEAPNDALLGLELAAVLGTEVHRREWKAVCRKEGVALPLLAVDQMVSTDLATLQGGSWSFTHEALRETLVRLAREQGRLARHHAHCARALAELYSPEHPGIALRRARHLIAAGEREAALQPLLQATAQARVRCEFELAHSHCQRYQRLLDELSAPADDLRRAQGWLERAKLLIRQDELSDADEVLQRAAEVGEARQEVRLVGWAMQLRADVANRRGQIPEGLTFLERAEAIFDADDDLLGQARTTQTRAELRYWAGEYYEAEQHFRRARQLFRRAGEELELARVEMALGALYTTLGNSERATAMLLHAREVFERHGDVGEVASALNNLGEVHRQGGNFYQAERAYLESLAMLERIGITDDLVILVNLGMVRLVQNHVDDAAPLFRKVLSLLQGSQRDGYLAFAHLANLPAAAHHGRWDEWDHHLSQGMELLESTGFVDADLAVITRDAGERALLAGQPARARHALLIARSQWLSMARQDQAASIDRILLRVP; this comes from the coding sequence ATGTTGGCCCTTGCCACCCCTCCCACACGATTTGGACCTTTTCGCCTCTTGGCCAGCGCCGGCAAAGGAGGCATGGGCGAGGTCTTCCGCGCGGTGCATGAAGCCCGCGATATCGAGGTGGCCATCAAGGTGATGTCGGCTCGCCGCGCCCGGGACCCCCATTTTAGCTCGGCACTGCGCGCCGAGGTGCGCGCGGTCGCCCGACTGCACCACCCGGGTATCATTATGGTCTTCGACTGCGGAGAGGTCAGCGCCGCGGTCGAGCGTAACACCGGCGGGCGCTTTGTGGCCGGCTCCTCCTGGCTGGCCATGGAGCTGGCCAGTTACAGCCTTCAGGACCTCGACCGCTCCCGGCTGGACTGGTGGCATGTGCGAAACATCCTGGTGCGCATCCTCGATGCCCTGGCCCATTCGCACGCCCGCGGGGTGATCCACCGCGACTTAAAGCCGGCCAACGTCCTCTTTGTTGAGGGCGCCCACGGCCGCCAGCTCAAACTCTCGGACTTTGGCCTGGCCCACGCCCTGGACGATGAGCCCACCGCCGAAGACGAAGAGCCCCGACGCGTCTCGGGCACCCCGCGCTTTATGTCTCCCGAGCAGATCACCGGGCAATGGCGCGCGCAGGGACCCTGGACCGATCTCTACGCCCTGGGCTGCCTGTCCTACTGGCTGGTCGACGGCGAGCCCCCATTTCGGGACGGCGACACCGACGCGATCCTGCAGGGGCATTTACACGGGGAGCTCCCCCCGCTGCGCGCGCCCTTTGCCGTGCCCCCCCACTTCGGGATGTGGCTGGGGAGGCTGCTGGCCAAACGCCCCGAAGACCGCTTTGAGCGTGCCACCGACGCCGCCCAGGCCCTCTTTGCCCTTGGCGAGCCCCCGGGCCAGGAGCGTCCCGGCCAGCCCGCGCCCCTGGGCTTTGTGGCGCCGCTGAGCCCGACGGTGGTGCCCTCCTCCCTGAGTGAGGATCTCGGCATGACCGAGATCATCAGCGACGTGATTCACGCCCCGCCCTCGGTACCGGAGCTCCGCGCCCTGGAGCGCCCGCCCTCCTCGCCACGCCACCGAGCAGTGGGAGCGTCCTTTTCCGTGCCCCGGACCTGGCATCGCAAAGAGGCGCCTCCGCTCTCGCTGGATCTGGTCGGGGTGGGCCTGGGACTCTTCGGCCTGCGTCAGATCCCCCTGGTGGACCGTCAGGCCGAACGCGATCAGATCTGGGAGACCCTACGTCAGGTGGCCTACCGCTCCAGCCCTCGGTTGACCCTGTTGCGCGGGGGCACCGGCACCGGCAAAAGCCGCCTGGCCAGCTGGATGGCCGAGCGCGCCCACGAGCTGGGCGCGGCCACCCCGCTCACCGCCACCCACAGCCCCCAGGAGGGCAAGGCCGATGGCCTGGGCGGCATGCTGGCCAACCACCTGCGCTGCGTGGGGCTCTCCCGCGAACGCATCCTGGAGCGGGTGCGCCACAGCGTGGCCGACGCCTCGTTGAGCCCCGACGATCTGCACGACTGCCTGGCCCTGACCGAGATCATCTGCGCCGCCACCCACGCCGACTACCGCGAGGAAGATGCGCGCATCCGTTTCCGCACCCCCTCGGAGCGCTACGTGGTGGTCGAGCGCTTTTTACGGCGCTTTGCCGCCCACCGCCCCCTGCTGATGGTGCTCGACGATCTGCAGTGGGGCAACGACACGCTGGCCTGGCTGGAGCACCTGCTCCACTCCGCCGAGTCTCAGGCGCTGCCCCTGCTGGTGGTGGGCACGGTGCAGACCGACGCCCTTTTGGAGCGCCCGCTGGCTCTGCAACGTCTGCGCGCGCTCGCTCGTCAGGAGCCGGTCTCTACCCTGGAGGTCGGACCGCTCAGCGAGGAGCACCAGCGGGAGCTGGTCACCCGGCTGCTCGGCCTGAACCCGGGCCTGGTCAACCAGGTCACCGCCCGCACCGGCGGCAACCCCCTCTACGCGGTGCAGCTCGTCGGCGACTGGGTTGAGCGCGGGGTGCTGGAGCTGGGACCGGGCGGATTTCGCCTGGTCGAAGGGGAATCGGGCGCCATCCCCACCGATCTTCACCAGGTCTTTCGGGAGCGTTTGCGCCTGCTCGTGCATCAAGAGCCGGGCGAAGCTCCCAACGACGCCCTTCTCGGCCTGGAGCTGGCCGCAGTGCTCGGCACCGAGGTCCACCGCCGAGAGTGGAAGGCCGTCTGCCGTAAAGAAGGAGTGGCGCTGCCGCTTCTGGCCGTCGATCAGATGGTCTCCACCGATCTGGCCACACTGCAGGGCGGTAGCTGGAGCTTCACCCACGAGGCCCTGCGCGAAACGCTGGTTCGCCTGGCCCGGGAACAAGGCCGCCTGGCCCGCCATCATGCCCACTGCGCCCGCGCGCTCGCCGAACTCTACTCCCCGGAGCATCCGGGCATCGCGCTGCGACGCGCCCGCCACCTGATCGCCGCTGGCGAACGCGAGGCCGCGCTCCAGCCCCTGCTCCAGGCGACCGCCCAGGCCCGGGTCCGCTGCGAGTTTGAACTCGCGCATAGCCACTGCCAGCGCTACCAGCGTCTGCTCGATGAGCTCAGCGCTCCGGCCGACGACCTGCGCCGCGCCCAGGGGTGGCTGGAGCGTGCCAAGCTCCTGATCCGCCAGGACGAACTCTCCGACGCCGACGAGGTCCTCCAGCGAGCCGCCGAGGTCGGTGAAGCCCGGCAGGAGGTCCGCCTGGTGGGCTGGGCCATGCAGCTGCGCGCCGATGTGGCCAACCGCCGGGGCCAGATCCCCGAGGGGCTAACCTTTTTGGAGCGGGCCGAAGCGATCTTTGATGCCGACGACGACCTCCTGGGCCAGGCCCGCACCACCCAGACCCGGGCCGAGCTACGCTACTGGGCCGGTGAGTATTACGAGGCCGAGCAGCATTTCCGCCGCGCACGGCAACTTTTTCGACGTGCCGGCGAAGAGCTGGAGCTGGCCCGGGTGGAGATGGCCCTGGGGGCGCTCTACACCACACTGGGCAACTCCGAACGCGCCACAGCCATGCTCCTGCACGCCCGCGAGGTATTTGAGCGTCATGGCGACGTCGGCGAGGTCGCCAGCGCGCTCAATAACCTGGGGGAGGTGCATCGGCAGGGAGGGAACTTCTACCAGGCCGAGCGCGCCTACCTGGAATCCCTGGCCATGCTCGAGCGCATCGGCATCACCGACGACCTGGTCATTCTGGTCAATCTGGGAATGGTGCGCCTGGTGCAGAACCATGTCGACGATGCCGCCCCGCTCTTTCGCAAAGTCCTCAGCCTCCTTCAGGGCTCGCAACGCGACGGGTATCTGGCCTTCGCGCATCTGGCCAACCTCCCGGCAGCCGCTCACCATGGCCGCTGGGACGAATGGGATCACCACCTGAGTCAGGGCATGGAGTTGCTGGAGAGCACCGGATTTGTCGACGCCGATCTGGCCGTGATCACCCGCGATGCCGGCGAACGAGCGCTGCTGGCCGGCCAGCCCGCGCGCGCGCGCCACGCGCTGCTCATCGCGCGCAGCCAGTGGCTGAGTATGGCGCGCCAGGATCAGGCCGCGAGCATCGATCGAATCTTGCTGCGCGTGCCTTGA
- a CDS encoding cytidine deaminase — protein MTQNDERFAEISDEDWARLERAALQVREHAHVPYSNFPVGAALLTEDGEVVVGCNVENATIGATVCAERNAIGTAVASGQQRFVALAVVTDVDEPSAPCGICRQVLAEFCDDLPILMLNTSGTRRFTTLDELLPMRFSGRDFLP, from the coding sequence ATGACGCAGAACGATGAACGCTTCGCCGAGATCTCTGACGAGGACTGGGCTCGCCTGGAGCGCGCCGCGCTCCAGGTGCGCGAGCATGCGCATGTCCCCTACTCCAACTTTCCGGTGGGCGCCGCCCTCCTGACCGAGGATGGCGAGGTGGTGGTGGGCTGCAACGTGGAAAACGCCACCATCGGCGCCACCGTCTGCGCCGAGCGCAACGCCATCGGCACCGCGGTGGCCAGCGGTCAGCAACGCTTTGTCGCCCTGGCCGTGGTCACCGATGTCGACGAGCCCTCGGCTCCCTGCGGCATCTGCCGCCAGGTCCTGGCCGAGTTCTGCGACGACCTCCCCATCCTGATGCTCAACACCTCCGGCACCCGCCGCTTCACCACCCTGGATGAGTTGTTGCCGATGCGTTTTTCCGGCCGCGACTTCCTGCCCTGA
- a CDS encoding NifU family protein — MRRQIQKLIDDEINPFVAGHGGKIELVDYLDRNVYIQMMGGCQGCAASSATLKQGVERLLREAFAEDIAQIIDVTDHGSGDNPYYTESPFD, encoded by the coding sequence ATGCGACGACAGATTCAGAAGTTGATCGACGATGAAATCAACCCTTTTGTGGCCGGCCACGGCGGTAAGATCGAGCTGGTGGACTACCTGGACCGCAACGTTTACATCCAGATGATGGGCGGCTGCCAGGGGTGTGCGGCCTCTTCGGCCACGTTGAAGCAGGGCGTGGAGCGCCTGCTTCGCGAGGCCTTTGCCGAGGATATCGCGCAGATCATCGACGTGACCGATCACGGCTCCGGCGATAACCCCTACTACACCGAGAGCCCCTTTGATTAG
- a CDS encoding NupC/NupG family nucleoside CNT transporter gives MHSPRQKAQRRVLYAMAWFVFLFCSSVIVTGMIVGQSSPSVAQEAVESPDTAPQGDDAALPDASAGEGSPEAEAPAPAEEVTEPAPTAAPTEEAKPAEAGEAGENVAAQNAEAGQFKLGEMEGEDSSLGEKFVSFFGIFALLGVAWLLSTNRRAINWRLVAIGTGLQLGFALFIFYVPGGQKVFEIATVAVSKLLEFTNSGAEFIFASYVTGSVEGGLINFAFAVLPTIIFFSALMTVLYHLGIMQKLVHMFAWVMQRTMGISGAESMSAAANIFVGQTEAPLVVKPFVKNMTVSELMVVMTGGFATVAGGVLAIYVGMMEPSFPDIAGHLLAASVMSAPAALVIAKIIYPETGHPATAGKLEMEDLREDVNVLDAASRGAAEGMKLALNVAAMLLAFIALIGLINYLITWPSLMINASTLGSLAEAYAAASMTIPQGCDPATVADAAMVGCIETMQAAPGMTSSWIAPVVTMQDIFGYVFWPFAWVMGVPVEDCYTIARLLGEKMVINELVAYGSLQQLLLDPNVVLSDRSIIIATYALCGFANFGSIGIQLGGIGGIAPERKQDLARIALRAMFGGTLAAFMTATIAGILI, from the coding sequence ATGCACAGCCCCCGCCAGAAGGCTCAGCGTCGCGTTCTGTACGCGATGGCCTGGTTTGTCTTCCTCTTCTGCTCGTCGGTGATCGTCACCGGCATGATCGTCGGCCAGTCCTCGCCATCGGTGGCACAGGAAGCGGTCGAATCTCCCGACACCGCCCCCCAGGGCGATGACGCCGCGCTGCCCGACGCCTCAGCCGGCGAGGGCTCACCTGAGGCCGAGGCCCCGGCGCCCGCCGAGGAGGTCACCGAGCCCGCCCCGACGGCCGCGCCCACGGAGGAAGCCAAGCCCGCCGAGGCCGGCGAGGCCGGCGAAAACGTCGCCGCTCAGAACGCCGAAGCCGGGCAGTTTAAGCTCGGCGAGATGGAGGGAGAGGACTCCTCGCTGGGTGAGAAGTTTGTGAGCTTCTTTGGCATCTTCGCCCTGCTGGGCGTGGCCTGGCTCCTCTCGACCAACCGCCGCGCCATCAACTGGCGCCTGGTCGCCATCGGCACCGGCCTGCAGCTGGGCTTTGCGCTCTTTATTTTCTACGTCCCCGGCGGCCAGAAGGTCTTTGAGATCGCCACCGTCGCGGTGAGCAAACTCCTGGAGTTCACCAACTCCGGCGCCGAGTTCATCTTCGCCAGCTACGTCACCGGCTCGGTCGAAGGGGGCTTAATCAACTTCGCCTTCGCCGTGCTCCCGACCATCATCTTCTTCAGCGCGCTGATGACCGTGCTCTACCACCTGGGCATCATGCAGAAGCTGGTGCACATGTTTGCCTGGGTCATGCAGCGCACCATGGGCATCAGCGGCGCCGAGAGCATGTCGGCTGCGGCCAACATCTTCGTGGGCCAGACCGAAGCCCCCCTGGTGGTCAAACCCTTTGTGAAAAACATGACCGTCTCCGAGCTGATGGTCGTGATGACCGGCGGCTTCGCCACCGTGGCCGGCGGGGTGCTGGCCATCTACGTGGGCATGATGGAGCCCTCCTTCCCCGACATCGCCGGCCACCTGCTGGCGGCCTCGGTGATGAGCGCCCCGGCCGCTCTGGTCATCGCCAAGATCATCTACCCGGAGACCGGCCACCCGGCCACCGCCGGCAAACTCGAGATGGAAGACCTGCGCGAGGACGTCAACGTGCTCGACGCCGCCAGCCGCGGCGCCGCCGAAGGCATGAAACTCGCCCTCAACGTCGCGGCGATGCTCCTGGCTTTCATCGCGCTGATCGGTCTGATCAACTACCTGATCACCTGGCCCAGCCTGATGATCAACGCCTCCACCCTGGGCTCGCTGGCCGAGGCCTACGCCGCGGCCAGCATGACGATTCCCCAGGGCTGCGACCCGGCCACCGTCGCCGACGCCGCGATGGTGGGCTGCATTGAGACCATGCAGGCCGCCCCGGGCATGACCTCCTCCTGGATCGCCCCGGTCGTGACCATGCAGGACATCTTCGGCTACGTCTTCTGGCCCTTTGCCTGGGTGATGGGCGTGCCGGTGGAAGACTGCTACACCATCGCGCGCCTTTTGGGCGAAAAGATGGTGATCAATGAGCTCGTCGCCTACGGCAGCCTGCAGCAGCTCCTGCTCGACCCCAACGTCGTGCTCTCGGATCGCTCGATCATCATCGCCACCTACGCCCTGTGCGGCTTTGCCAACTTCGGGTCCATCGGCATTCAGCTCGGCGGCATCGGCGGCATCGCTCCGGAGCGCAAGCAGGACCTGGCTCGCATCGCACTGCGCGCGATGTTCGGCGGCACCCTGGCGGCGTTTATGACCGCCACCATCGCCGGCATCCTGATCTGA
- the metH gene encoding methionine synthase: MEKGRTPAKEAIEAALRERILVLDGAMGTMIQRHKLGEEDFRGERFADHPSPLQGNNDLLVLTRPEVIAGIHREYLEAGADIIETNTFNAQRISMADYALEDVCYELNVAAARLARQVADEVSARPGERRRFVAGAVGPTNRALSMSPDVNRPMYRAVSFDAIRQAYAEQIEGLLEGGVDLLLAETVFDTLNLKAFIVAMEEVFAERGERVPLMISVTITDRSGRTLSGQTIEAFWTSVEHARPLSVGINCALGAEEMRPFMGELARQAPVYTSSYPNAGLPNEFGEYEQSAAQMAAIIEEFAQQGWLNVVGGCCGTTPEHIRAIAEKVAPYPARVPVAVSPLTRFSGLEPCVLRPDANFTMVGERTNVTGSRKFARLIRAQDYEEALSVARHQVEGGANILDVNVDDGMLDSVQVMTDFLNLVATEPEISRLPIMIDSSRFEVIEAGLKCVQGKAIVNSISLKEGEEVFRRQAETIRRFGAAVVVMLFDEEGQAVTLAHRRRIAHRAYAILREVGFEGRDIIFDANVLTVGTGMAEHDDYAVGFIEGVRAVKAELEGVKTVGGVSNVSFSFRGQNAVREAINAAFLYHAIAAGLDMGIVNAAQIEVYDEIDPELLELVEDMLLNRRPDATERLVDFAENYSADPRRQVAEAQWREGSVEERLKHALIKGIVDYVEEDVAEALQHYPRALDIIEGPLMAGMGVVGDLFGEGKMFLPQVVKSARAMKKAVAYLLPQMEAEKEEGQAQGRGTIVMATVKGDVHDIGKNIVGVVLGCNNYEVIDLGVMVPAEQILDAVVEHQADMLGLSGLITPSLDEMVHVAREMERRQMSTPLLIGGATTSRRHTSIKIAPEYSGEVVHVVDASRVGAAVGGLLGEERESYVAEVRAQQVRDREIYQQRGQRPMLPLAEARARRIPIAFEAADIAEPSFLGVRQIDDLSLEALVPYIDWTPFFVAWEIRGAYPQVLDDERYREIARETFDQGRRMLDEIIADRSLRASAAWGFFPAGAEGDDILLFEDEARTRVRERLCMLRQQRERPGKEQANRCLADYIAPVESGLPDYLGAFAVCAGHGIEELVARYQRDHDDYRAIMVKVLADRLAEAFAEYLHRQAREAWGYGQGEALSNEALIAEQYRGIRPAPGYPACPDHTEKAKLWELLDVERRIGLQLTESFAMWPTAAVSGWYFAHPSARYLRVGDVGKDQIQDYARRKGMSVAEVERWLAPNLGY; encoded by the coding sequence ATGGAAAAGGGGCGAACCCCGGCGAAAGAGGCGATTGAAGCAGCGCTCCGGGAGCGGATTCTGGTGCTCGACGGGGCGATGGGCACGATGATTCAGCGCCACAAGCTCGGCGAGGAAGACTTCCGTGGCGAGCGTTTTGCCGACCATCCGAGCCCGCTCCAGGGGAATAATGATCTGCTGGTGTTGACCCGTCCGGAGGTCATCGCCGGGATCCACCGGGAGTATCTGGAGGCCGGGGCCGACATCATTGAGACCAACACGTTTAACGCGCAGCGCATCTCGATGGCCGACTACGCGCTGGAGGACGTGTGCTACGAGCTCAACGTGGCCGCCGCGCGCCTGGCGCGGCAGGTGGCCGACGAGGTCAGCGCACGTCCCGGGGAGCGGCGTCGTTTTGTGGCCGGGGCGGTGGGGCCGACCAACCGCGCGCTCTCAATGTCGCCGGATGTGAACCGGCCGATGTACCGGGCGGTGAGTTTTGATGCGATCCGCCAGGCCTACGCCGAGCAGATTGAGGGCCTTTTGGAAGGGGGCGTCGACCTGCTGCTGGCCGAGACGGTCTTTGATACGCTCAACCTCAAGGCCTTCATCGTGGCGATGGAAGAGGTCTTTGCCGAGCGCGGGGAGCGGGTGCCGCTGATGATCTCGGTGACGATCACCGATCGGAGCGGGCGGACGCTCTCCGGGCAGACGATCGAGGCCTTCTGGACCTCGGTGGAGCACGCCCGGCCGCTGAGCGTGGGCATCAACTGCGCGCTGGGCGCCGAGGAAATGCGCCCCTTTATGGGGGAGCTGGCGCGCCAGGCGCCGGTGTACACCAGCTCCTATCCCAACGCCGGGCTGCCCAATGAATTCGGGGAGTATGAGCAGTCGGCCGCGCAGATGGCGGCGATCATTGAGGAGTTTGCTCAGCAGGGCTGGCTCAACGTGGTGGGGGGCTGCTGCGGGACGACCCCGGAGCATATCCGGGCTATCGCCGAGAAGGTCGCCCCCTACCCGGCGCGGGTGCCGGTGGCGGTCAGCCCCCTGACGCGATTCTCGGGGCTGGAGCCCTGCGTGCTGCGGCCGGATGCGAACTTCACCATGGTTGGCGAGCGCACCAACGTGACCGGCTCGCGCAAATTCGCGCGGCTGATTAGGGCTCAGGACTATGAAGAGGCGCTCTCGGTGGCTCGCCATCAGGTGGAGGGGGGCGCGAACATCCTGGATGTGAACGTCGATGACGGGATGCTCGACTCGGTGCAGGTGATGACCGACTTTTTGAATCTGGTGGCGACCGAGCCCGAGATCAGCCGGCTGCCGATCATGATCGACTCCTCGCGCTTTGAGGTGATTGAGGCCGGGCTCAAATGCGTGCAGGGCAAGGCCATCGTCAACTCCATCAGCCTCAAAGAGGGCGAGGAGGTCTTCCGTCGCCAGGCCGAGACGATCCGGCGCTTTGGGGCGGCGGTGGTCGTGATGCTCTTTGATGAGGAGGGCCAGGCGGTGACGCTGGCGCACCGCCGGCGCATTGCCCACCGGGCCTACGCGATCCTGCGCGAGGTGGGCTTTGAGGGGCGCGACATCATCTTCGACGCCAACGTGCTCACGGTGGGCACGGGGATGGCCGAGCATGATGACTACGCGGTGGGGTTCATCGAGGGGGTGCGCGCGGTTAAGGCTGAGCTCGAGGGGGTCAAGACCGTCGGCGGGGTGAGCAACGTCTCGTTTTCCTTTCGCGGTCAGAATGCGGTTCGCGAGGCGATCAACGCGGCCTTTCTCTACCACGCCATCGCCGCCGGGCTGGACATGGGCATCGTCAACGCCGCGCAGATCGAGGTCTACGACGAGATCGACCCGGAGCTGCTGGAGCTGGTCGAAGACATGTTGCTCAACCGGCGTCCCGATGCCACCGAGCGCCTGGTGGACTTTGCCGAGAACTACAGCGCCGACCCCCGGCGCCAGGTGGCCGAGGCGCAGTGGCGCGAGGGGAGCGTGGAGGAGCGCCTCAAGCACGCGCTGATCAAGGGCATCGTCGACTACGTGGAAGAGGATGTGGCCGAGGCCCTCCAGCACTACCCGCGGGCGCTCGATATCATCGAGGGGCCGCTGATGGCCGGGATGGGGGTGGTCGGCGACCTCTTTGGGGAGGGCAAGATGTTCTTGCCCCAGGTGGTCAAGAGCGCGCGGGCGATGAAGAAAGCCGTGGCCTATTTGCTCCCGCAGATGGAGGCCGAAAAAGAGGAGGGCCAGGCCCAGGGCCGGGGCACCATCGTGATGGCCACGGTGAAGGGCGATGTGCACGATATCGGCAAAAACATCGTGGGGGTGGTGCTGGGCTGCAACAACTACGAGGTGATCGATCTGGGGGTGATGGTGCCCGCCGAGCAGATTCTGGACGCGGTGGTGGAGCATCAGGCTGACATGCTGGGCTTAAGCGGGCTGATCACGCCCTCGCTCGACGAGATGGTGCACGTGGCCCGGGAGATGGAGCGGCGCCAGATGAGCACGCCCCTGTTGATCGGCGGGGCGACGACCAGTCGGCGCCACACCTCGATTAAAATCGCCCCGGAGTACAGTGGTGAGGTGGTGCACGTGGTCGACGCCTCCCGGGTGGGCGCGGCGGTGGGCGGGTTGCTTGGCGAGGAGCGCGAGAGCTACGTGGCCGAGGTCCGCGCGCAGCAGGTCCGCGACCGCGAGATCTACCAGCAGCGGGGCCAACGCCCGATGCTCCCGCTGGCCGAGGCCCGGGCCCGGCGCATCCCGATTGCGTTTGAAGCCGCAGACATCGCCGAGCCGAGCTTTCTGGGCGTGCGTCAGATCGATGACCTCTCGCTGGAGGCGCTGGTGCCCTACATCGACTGGACGCCCTTCTTTGTGGCCTGGGAGATCCGGGGCGCCTACCCGCAGGTGCTCGACGATGAGCGCTACCGGGAGATCGCCCGGGAGACCTTTGATCAGGGGCGGCGGATGCTCGATGAGATCATCGCCGATCGTTCGCTGCGGGCCAGCGCCGCCTGGGGCTTCTTTCCGGCGGGGGCCGAGGGCGACGATATTTTGCTCTTTGAAGACGAGGCGCGCACCCGGGTGCGGGAGCGTCTGTGCATGTTGCGCCAGCAGCGTGAGCGCCCGGGTAAGGAGCAGGCCAACCGCTGCCTGGCCGACTACATCGCCCCGGTGGAGAGCGGGTTGCCCGACTATCTGGGGGCCTTTGCCGTCTGCGCCGGTCACGGGATCGAGGAGCTGGTGGCGCGCTACCAGCGCGACCATGACGACTATCGCGCGATCATGGTCAAGGTTCTGGCTGACCGGCTGGCCGAGGCCTTTGCCGAGTACCTGCACCGTCAGGCGCGGGAGGCCTGGGGCTACGGGCAGGGGGAGGCGCTGAGCAACGAGGCGCTCATCGCCGAGCAGTATCGAGGGATTCGTCCGGCGCCGGGGTATCCGGCCTGTCCGGACCACACCGAGAAGGCCAAACTCTGGGAGCTGCTGGATGTGGAGCGGCGCATCGGGCTCCAGCTCACCGAGAGCTTTGCGATGTGGCCCACCGCGGCGGTCTCCGGCTGGTACTTTGCGCACCCGTCGGCCCGCTACTTAAGGGTGGGCGATGTGGGCAAAGACCAGATCCAGGATTACGCCCGTCGCAAGGGGATGAGCGTCGCCGAGGTCGAGCGCTGGCTGGCGCCCAACCTCGGTTACTGA
- a CDS encoding purine-nucleoside phosphorylase gives MAHPTSDLAGRAQASADFLKARITDAPRIAMILGSGLGAIGDQLDDATAIDYAEIPNFPVSGVEGHKGRLVFGRLEGVPVVVMQGRSHFYEGWSMQEVTFPVRAFHLLGIDHLVVTNSAGGINADYKPGDLMIINDHINFTGQNPLHGPNEDAFGPRFPDMSDPYSAELRQLLHQVAHSRDIAVKEGVYAGVAGPSYETPAEVRMLRTLGGDAVGMSTVPEVIVASHCGMKVAGISCITNYAAGLSDTKLHHDEVKETADRVRETFTGLVRGLVQAIAHTL, from the coding sequence ATGGCCCACCCCACCTCCGATCTGGCCGGCCGTGCCCAGGCCAGCGCCGACTTCCTCAAAGCCCGCATCACCGACGCCCCCCGCATCGCCATGATCCTGGGCAGCGGCCTGGGCGCCATCGGCGATCAGCTCGACGACGCCACCGCCATTGACTACGCCGAGATCCCCAACTTCCCGGTCTCCGGCGTCGAAGGCCACAAAGGCCGCCTGGTCTTCGGGCGCCTCGAAGGCGTCCCGGTCGTCGTGATGCAGGGCCGCTCGCACTTCTACGAGGGCTGGTCGATGCAGGAGGTCACCTTCCCGGTGCGCGCCTTCCATCTGCTGGGCATCGATCACCTGGTGGTCACCAACTCCGCCGGGGGCATCAACGCCGACTACAAACCCGGCGACCTGATGATCATCAACGATCATATCAACTTCACCGGGCAGAACCCCCTGCACGGCCCCAACGAAGACGCCTTCGGACCGCGCTTCCCCGATATGAGCGATCCCTACAGCGCCGAGCTGCGCCAGCTCCTTCACCAGGTCGCCCACAGCCGGGATATCGCCGTCAAAGAAGGGGTCTACGCCGGTGTCGCCGGCCCCAGCTACGAGACCCCGGCCGAGGTGCGTATGCTGCGCACCCTGGGCGGCGACGCCGTGGGTATGTCCACGGTGCCCGAGGTCATCGTCGCCAGCCATTGCGGCATGAAGGTCGCCGGCATCAGCTGCATCACCAACTATGCCGCCGGCTTAAGTGACACCAAGCTCCACCACGACGAGGTCAAAGAGACCGCCGACCGCGTCCGGGAAACCTTCACCGGCCTGGTGCGCGGACTCGTCCAGGCCATCGCTCACACCCTCTGA